The nucleotide sequence CCTGTACAGTAAATATCCGGATTTTAAAATTGATATAGAGCGCGAGCAAAAGCTCCTGCTTGAACATGACCGGATTGTCTTTCAATTTCCGTTCTACTGGTACAGCAGTCCGTCTCTTCTGAAAGAATGGCAGGATGTGGTGCTGGCATACGGCTGGGCATATGGCTCACAGGGAACAAAGCTTCACGGAAAAGAGTTTATGCTCGCTGTTTCAACGGGAGGACCGGAAGCTGCGTATCAGTCAGGAGGCTACAACCATTACAGCATGAGTGAACTGTTCAAGCCGTTTCAGGCAATGGCTAACCTGACGGGCATGCGCTTTCTTCCAGCGTTTGTCGAGCATGGGGTAAGAACACTGAATCAGGAACAAGTAAACGAAAGTGCAGAGGCACTGATCCGCCACATTAAAGCAGATTTTTAAGGCGCAGCATATAGAAAAGAGGCTGGGATATAAATATAAAAGGGTGAATTTGAGAATAACAAATTCACCCTTTCTTTCTATATCAGGCTTCTGTGTCGTACACTCTATCTATCTTTCTTACGTTATAATCTTCATCCCATGTACAGATAGCGTACGATTCGAGTGCATATTCACCTTACATTCGCAGTGTCTGACTCACATTCTTTTTCTGCCGGAAAAAATAGACCAGCTGCGGGACGGCAATACCCAAAAGGATAAGCATAATGCCGGCCGTCTGCAGCAGGTTCACCGATTCTTTCAGAAAAAAGACAGAGCAGAGAACGGCTGCAGGCAGTTCGGCAGCCCCGACAATTGTGGCGAGTCCTGACCCGATTTTAGGAGTTCCGACTGAAAACAGCACAACCGGGATAAACACGCCGAAAAAGCCGAGAGGCAAGGCGAATTTCCATAGTCCTGCCTGCAGAGAACCATTTGTCATAAAATCGGGAGTGAAAAGAATGGTGAGGAAGATGGCTGCCCCAAACGACATGAACAGGCTTCTGTTCAACGATGGAAGCTCAGCTGCTACCTTCCCGCTTGCAAAAATAAACAGAGAAAACGAGACGGCAGATAGAAGACCCCAAATGATCCCCGGATCCGTCAAGCTGATGGCTTCTTTCCCGAACAGATTGCCTGCCATAAAGGTGCCTATGAGCAAAAGAAGGACAGCGAAAAGCTTTGCGCTGTCAGGTCTCTTTTTCAGATAAAATGCCTCAATTAAGATGCCGATCCACGTAAATTGAAACAGCAGGATAATTGCAATGGAGGCAGGAACGGTCTCGAGTGATTTTCCGTAAAAAATTCCTGTAAAACTTGTCGTCGTCCCCGTCAGCATTAAGAAAAGCGCCTGTTTCCATGTTGCTTTTTTTCTCGAAAAGAGAAGGGCGCAGGCCAAAAAGAGAAGAAAGCCAGTCACATACTGGCTCCCGATGACTTCTTCCACTGAATAGCCCTGTTTATAGGCAAGCTTGATAATCGTAGAAATAATGCCGTAGCTGCACGCTCCAATAAACACGAGAAACGAATATTTAATCAAAGTGACAACTCCTTACGAAACCAGTTTGAGGCCGACCGTTGCCGAAATGATCATGCTGATGAATAAAATCCGTTTCCAGCTTTTTGAATCCCCATAGAACAAGATGCCGATCAGCGCACTCCCGGCAGATCCAATTCCTGTCCAGACGGAATAGGCAGTCCCAAGTGAGATCGTCTGCAGGGACTG is from Bacillus sp. FSL H8-0547 and encodes:
- a CDS encoding NAD(P)H-dependent oxidoreductase codes for the protein MKTLVIAAHPNLSGSNVNKTWLNHLNREEDVTVHDLYSKYPDFKIDIEREQKLLLEHDRIVFQFPFYWYSSPSLLKEWQDVVLAYGWAYGSQGTKLHGKEFMLAVSTGGPEAAYQSGGYNHYSMSELFKPFQAMANLTGMRFLPAFVEHGVRTLNQEQVNESAEALIRHIKADF
- a CDS encoding DMT family transporter — encoded protein: MIKYSFLVFIGACSYGIISTIIKLAYKQGYSVEEVIGSQYVTGFLLFLACALLFSRKKATWKQALFLMLTGTTTSFTGIFYGKSLETVPASIAIILLFQFTWIGILIEAFYLKKRPDSAKLFAVLLLLIGTFMAGNLFGKEAISLTDPGIIWGLLSAVSFSLFIFASGKVAAELPSLNRSLFMSFGAAIFLTILFTPDFMTNGSLQAGLWKFALPLGFFGVFIPVVLFSVGTPKIGSGLATIVGAAELPAAVLCSVFFLKESVNLLQTAGIMLILLGIAVPQLVYFFRQKKNVSQTLRM
- a CDS encoding multidrug efflux SMR transporter; translated protein: MDWVFLIGAGLFEVAGVIGINKMKESKGIVPLLIMIAGFSLSFLLLNQSLQTISLGTAYSVWTGIGSAGSALIGILFYGDSKSWKRILFISMIISATVGLKLVS